The stretch of DNA TGAAAGCTGTCACATTTCAAGGCGTAAAAGAAGTGGTTGTAAAAGAAGTAAAAGCGCCTACTATTCAAAAACCGGATGATATTATCGTCAAGCCTACATTAACGGCAATCTGCGGTTCTGATTTGCATTTGATTCACGGCATGATCCCGAATCTTCAAGAGGATTATATTATCGGACATGAACCGATGGGAGTCGTAGAGGAAGTCGGTCCAGCTGTCACAAAGGTGAAAAAAGGGGACCGTGTGATTATTCCGTTTAATATCAGCTGCGGAGAGTGCTGGTTCTGTAAGCATGAGCTTGAAAGCCAATGCGATAATTCCAACGACAATGGCGAAATGGGTGCTTATTTTGGATATACCGGCACGACGGGAGGATATCCCGGCGGACAGGCAGAATATATGCGCGTTCCATATGGGAATTTTACACCGTTTAAAATTCCTGAAGACAGCGAAGTCGAGGATGAGAAGCTTGTCCTGCTTGCGGACGCCGCTTCAACCGCACACTGGAGTGTTGACAATGCCGGTGTAAAAGAAGGCGACACCGTAATTATTCTCGGCTGTGGACCGGTGGGATTGCTTGCCCAAAAATTTGCCTGGCTAAAAGGAGCAAAACGCGTAATTGCGGTTGATTATGTCGGTTACCGCCTTGAACATGCGAAGAGAACAAACAAAGTGGAAATTGTAAACTTTGAAGATGAACAAAATATTGGAAATCACTTGAAAGAAATGACAAGCGGCGGAGCAGATGTGGTTATTGATTGCGTTGGAATGAGCGGGAAAATGACGCCAATCGAGTTTCTCGCAACAGGCATGAAGCTTCACGGCGGTGCTCTGGGCGGTCTTATTATTGCCAGCCAGGCTGTTCGAAAAGGCGGCACCGTGCAAGTAACCGGCGTATACGGCGCAGCGTACAATGGTTTTCCAATGGGGGATTTCTTCCAGCGGAATATTAATATACGAACAGGCCAGGCACCCGTTATCCACCGCATGCCTCATTTGTATAAGCTGATTGCGGAAGGCAAAGTAGATCCGAGTGATGTGGTTACCCACATTCTGCCGCTTGATCAAGCAAAAAAAGGTTATGAATTGTTTGATACAAAAACAGATGACTGCATAAAAGTTGTATTGAAACCATAAAAACAAAAAAGAAGCGCCCTCGCCATGATAAGCTGAACCCCGGTAGTTTAAGGTTTCTGTCTATTGTCCAACAATAATTGAATAAGTAGAAAAAGGCTCATAATTACCTCGTTGTTGACACTCCCACGGCTAAAGCCGCAAGCCGTAGGAGTGTCAAACAGGTTAAATATACAATTCATGAAATTCCAGCTGTTTCAGCAAGATACTCGATTAAGTGCAGTGCTCTCACAGACTGAGAAAGATTTTCACGTTCAATACCCAGCTTCATCTGCAGCAGGCATCCTGGATTGGTCGTAATTACAACCGATGCTCCGGTCGCTTTTGTGTCTTTCATCTTTTCATCGAGAATTTCCATAGATGCATCATAGTTAACGATGTTATAAACTCCTGCTGAACCGCAGCACATGTCTGCCCGCTCCATTTCTATCAATTGAATGCTTGAAATACTTTTTAAAAGCTCTACAGGCTGTTTTGTCACTTTCTGCACATTTGTCATGTGGCAGGAACGTTGATACGTTACCCGCTCCTCCCGATTTAATCGCAGATTCGGCAAACCGCCGCACGAAATCAGTACCTCGCTGATATCTTTAGATTTTTCAGAGAATGCCGAAGCTCTAGCTGCCCATTCCTGATCACTTGCAAGCAAATGACCATATTCATACAGCATAGCACCACATCCTCCTGCATTATTCACAACAAAATCAACGTTCTCTTCTTCAAACGCTGCGATATTTTGCTTAGCCAGACGCTTGGCTTCCTCCATTTCCCCAGAATGTGCATGCAGCGCCCCGCAGCATGTTTGTTTTTGTATAACGACAACATCACAGCCCGCTTCAGCCAGCAGCTCAATCGATAACCGGTTAATATGCTGAAACATGGCATCCATAATACATCCAGTAAAAAAGGCGACCGTGTATTTCTTTTCTCCTTTTGCTTTTATTCTGTTAGACGTTTTTTTGCGCTCTTTCGGTGAAACGGCCTGTGGCATGACCGCTTCGAATGCCCCTAAATGATAGGGCAACTTGTTTGTCATACCAGATTTATGGGCTGCTTTTCGTACTCCGCTTTTTTCATAAAGCCAAACGGCATTACCCGTTAATGTCATAGCCTGCCTGCTTGGAAATACTTTTTTAAACATGGCCTTTCTCAGCAGCCGGACAGGAACAGAAAATGTCTTGCGTTTCACAATCGCTGCCCGCGCTGCTTCTAAAAGAGACCCATATTGAACTCCGGTTGGACATGCTGTTTCACAGGCGCGGCAGCCAAGGCACATATTCATTGGCTCTTCCAGAACCGATAAATCTGTTATTTTTCCTTCCCCGACCATTTTGATCAGGTTAATTCGGCCGCGCGGAGAATGTGTTTCTTTCCCCATTGTCATATAAGTCGGACAAACCGGCAGACAATAGCCGCATTGTACGCAGGCATTTGTTTTTTTATACTGTAATTCTTCTTTTAGTTGTTCGAGCGTTTGCTTCATCTTAACTCAACTCCAATTTCTGCCCCGGTTCAGGGAATATTTTTCCAGGGTTCATGATGTTGTTTGGGTCCCACACTTTTTTAATACGCTTCATCATATCCAGACCGGCTGCACCCAGCTCCATTTCCATGAATGGGGCTTTCATTAAGCCAATACCGTGTTCCCCCGAAAGTGTTCCGCCGAGTTCCACTGCTGTTGTAAAGATCTCAGCAACCGCCTGCTCAACACGGCGCATTTCTTCCTTGTCGTTTTTGTCGCAAATAATGTTAGGGTGTAAATTTCCATCCCCTGCATGACCAAATACAACAAGGTGTATGTTGTACTTATCACGAATTTCTTGAAGCCTTTGGCACATTTGCGGAATTTTGCTTCTTGGCACCGTGGCATCTTCTGAAATTTTAGTTGGTTTTATACGGACGATAGCTGGCGACACCAGCTTACGGGCTCTCCAGATTTCTGCTTCTTCAGCTTTGTTTTGTGGAATACGAATTTCCTCAGCACCAACCGAATGGCATAGTTCATTTATCTTTTTTACTTCGTCTTCCAAAGCCAGAGGATGCCCATCCAATTCAATTAAGATAATGGCTTCTGCCTCTGTTGGCAGGCCTAACGGTTCGTAATTTTCAACCGCCGTAATAGAAGACTGATCCATCAGCTCCATTTTTGAAGGCAAAATCCCTGCCGATAAGATTTTTGAAATGGCACTTCCTGCATCAACAAGGCTGTTGAACACCGCCATAACCGTGGCAGAAGCGATGGGTTTTGGAATAAGCCGAAGTATCGCTTTTGTAATAATACCCAGCGTTCCCTCTGATCCGACAATCAGTTTTGTTAAATCATAGCCGGTTACGTTTTTTACTGTTTTTCCACCTGTTTTAATAATCTCCCCTTCCGGCGTGATCACTTCCAACCCAATCACATAATCTTTGGTTACTCCGTACTTTAATCCTCTGGGCCCGCCTGAATTTTCAGCCAGATTGCCGCCAATGGTAGATACATGAGAACTGCTTGGATCCGGCGGATACATAAGCCCTCTTTGTTCTGCGGCTTGATGGATAGCGGATGTCAGTACACCCGGAGAAACAACGGCAACCAAATCTTCTTCATAAATTTCAAGCACATCGTTCATAACAGATAAATCAAACACAAGTCCCCCTTTTACCGGAAGAGGCCCGCCGCTTAAAGAAGTTGACTGGCCGCGGGGATAAACCGGAATCTGCTCGCGGTTTGCCAGTTTCACAAGAGCAGCCAGTTCTTCCACACTTTTGGTCTGAATGACTGCATCCGGCAAAAACGTGCCGAAAGAGCCGTCAAATGAATAACTAAAGCGATCACTTTCATCTATTAGGACTCTTCCTTCTTTCACGATGTTTTGAATTTCTTCAATGTGTTTCGGTTTAACCGCTTTCATTTCCCGTCTCCCCTTTTGTCTATACTGTATAGTCTCTCAATAATAAGCTTAATTTCTTTTCCGCATTTTTAAGATGAATCACGCATTGAATCTTGGCCAGTTCCGGTTCTTCTGCTTCAATGGCCAGCAAAATATTATAATGCTCTTTATAAACAGCCTCACGTCTTTGTTTAAGTTCTGCATTTGGCCGAAGAGTAATGTCTAAAGATCTTTTATATAAAGAAGACAAGTTTTCCAACGTTTGAATCATAATGGGATTGTGTGTCGCCAAAATAACAGAACGATGAAAATCGATATCTGCATCGATTGCACTCATAC from Domibacillus sp. DTU_2020_1001157_1_SI_ALB_TIR_016 encodes:
- a CDS encoding alcohol dehydrogenase catalytic domain-containing protein, whose product is MKAVTFQGVKEVVVKEVKAPTIQKPDDIIVKPTLTAICGSDLHLIHGMIPNLQEDYIIGHEPMGVVEEVGPAVTKVKKGDRVIIPFNISCGECWFCKHELESQCDNSNDNGEMGAYFGYTGTTGGYPGGQAEYMRVPYGNFTPFKIPEDSEVEDEKLVLLADAASTAHWSVDNAGVKEGDTVIILGCGPVGLLAQKFAWLKGAKRVIAVDYVGYRLEHAKRTNKVEIVNFEDEQNIGNHLKEMTSGGADVVIDCVGMSGKMTPIEFLATGMKLHGGALGGLIIASQAVRKGGTVQVTGVYGAAYNGFPMGDFFQRNINIRTGQAPVIHRMPHLYKLIAEGKVDPSDVVTHILPLDQAKKGYELFDTKTDDCIKVVLKP
- a CDS encoding FAD-binding oxidoreductase; protein product: MKAVKPKHIEEIQNIVKEGRVLIDESDRFSYSFDGSFGTFLPDAVIQTKSVEELAALVKLANREQIPVYPRGQSTSLSGGPLPVKGGLVFDLSVMNDVLEIYEEDLVAVVSPGVLTSAIHQAAEQRGLMYPPDPSSSHVSTIGGNLAENSGGPRGLKYGVTKDYVIGLEVITPEGEIIKTGGKTVKNVTGYDLTKLIVGSEGTLGIITKAILRLIPKPIASATVMAVFNSLVDAGSAISKILSAGILPSKMELMDQSSITAVENYEPLGLPTEAEAIILIELDGHPLALEDEVKKINELCHSVGAEEIRIPQNKAEEAEIWRARKLVSPAIVRIKPTKISEDATVPRSKIPQMCQRLQEIRDKYNIHLVVFGHAGDGNLHPNIICDKNDKEEMRRVEQAVAEIFTTAVELGGTLSGEHGIGLMKAPFMEMELGAAGLDMMKRIKKVWDPNNIMNPGKIFPEPGQKLELS
- a CDS encoding (Fe-S)-binding protein; amino-acid sequence: MKQTLEQLKEELQYKKTNACVQCGYCLPVCPTYMTMGKETHSPRGRINLIKMVGEGKITDLSVLEEPMNMCLGCRACETACPTGVQYGSLLEAARAAIVKRKTFSVPVRLLRKAMFKKVFPSRQAMTLTGNAVWLYEKSGVRKAAHKSGMTNKLPYHLGAFEAVMPQAVSPKERKKTSNRIKAKGEKKYTVAFFTGCIMDAMFQHINRLSIELLAEAGCDVVVIQKQTCCGALHAHSGEMEEAKRLAKQNIAAFEEENVDFVVNNAGGCGAMLYEYGHLLASDQEWAARASAFSEKSKDISEVLISCGGLPNLRLNREERVTYQRSCHMTNVQKVTKQPVELLKSISSIQLIEMERADMCCGSAGVYNIVNYDASMEILDEKMKDTKATGASVVITTNPGCLLQMKLGIERENLSQSVRALHLIEYLAETAGIS